In Streptococcus respiraculi, one DNA window encodes the following:
- a CDS encoding lysozyme family protein: MRKLARTIALIVLVFLAYQFYKTHRDVKQVMTYQPMVQEILAENDTKANEELVLAMIYTETKGKQADVMQSSESASGYADTITDSKESIRQGVEYLSQNLSLAEDAGVDVWTAVQAYNYGPAYIGYVAQNGGKNTIELSTNYSKDIVAPSLGNTTGQTYIYYHPIALINGGKLYVNGGNIYYSRQVRFNVYLIRLMSLL, from the coding sequence ATGAGAAAACTAGCAAGAACGATTGCCCTCATCGTCCTTGTTTTTCTAGCTTACCAATTCTATAAAACTCACCGAGATGTCAAACAAGTCATGACCTATCAACCTATGGTGCAGGAAATCTTGGCTGAAAACGACACAAAAGCCAACGAAGAATTGGTGTTAGCGATGATCTACACGGAAACGAAAGGAAAACAAGCTGATGTCATGCAGTCGAGCGAGTCTGCTTCAGGCTATGCTGATACCATTACAGACAGCAAGGAAAGCATCCGTCAAGGGGTGGAGTATTTGAGTCAAAATCTCTCTTTAGCTGAAGATGCAGGGGTTGATGTCTGGACAGCCGTTCAGGCCTATAATTACGGTCCAGCTTATATTGGCTACGTTGCCCAAAATGGTGGAAAAAATACCATTGAACTGTCAACGAACTATTCAAAAGACATCGTAGCCCCCAGCCTTGGGAATACGACGGGACAGACCTACATCTATTACCATCCGATTGCCCTTATCAACGGAGGCAAACTCTACGTAAACGGAGGCAATATCTATTATTCCAGACAGG
- a CDS encoding nucleoid-associated protein, with protein MDIYIKEAVIHQFSPEDTELNLANKLLTISPKIEEYLRKKIERSYSDEAKTGQLGAESPFLDYLSDDLLESSIAIAKLWKEEFSVSENLKTNDLVFVRFEKNGVEQFAFLRISLRENLVHVGAESDSPLKLTQNNLPSAGSAPDEALILNLQTRKYHLIEKRIKYNGTFLNYFSDNVLQDCPAISAKKSIKAVEQTAQKIAENFNQADFQFHSKVKSAIFNHLEEDNELSPEKLADQLFDTNLTARLSFVDELKEVIPEKVSFDEIDSSRQLKKFENQKLSLSNGIELIVPTTIYEDAEAVEFIQNDNGTYSILIKNIEDIKSK; from the coding sequence ATGGATATTTACATTAAAGAAGCTGTTATTCACCAGTTTTCTCCAGAAGATACGGAATTAAACTTGGCAAACAAATTGTTGACCATTAGCCCCAAGATTGAGGAGTATCTGCGTAAGAAGATTGAACGGTCCTATTCAGATGAAGCAAAAACGGGGCAATTGGGGGCTGAAAGCCCCTTTCTTGACTATCTGTCTGATGATTTGCTAGAGAGTTCCATTGCCATTGCCAAACTTTGGAAAGAAGAGTTTTCTGTTTCTGAAAATCTCAAGACCAATGACTTGGTCTTTGTTCGTTTTGAGAAAAATGGGGTGGAGCAGTTTGCTTTTTTACGGATTTCCCTTCGTGAAAATTTGGTTCATGTCGGAGCTGAAAGTGATAGTCCCTTGAAACTCACGCAGAACAATCTGCCAAGCGCAGGTTCAGCACCTGATGAGGCTCTGATTCTCAACCTGCAAACCCGCAAATACCACTTGATTGAAAAGCGGATTAAGTACAACGGGACTTTTTTGAACTATTTTTCGGACAATGTCTTGCAAGATTGTCCAGCGATTTCTGCCAAAAAATCAATCAAGGCAGTTGAGCAGACAGCTCAGAAAATTGCGGAGAATTTTAATCAGGCAGACTTCCAATTCCATTCTAAGGTCAAATCCGCCATTTTTAATCATCTGGAAGAAGACAATGAATTGTCACCTGAAAAATTGGCCGATCAACTCTTTGACACCAATCTGACAGCCCGTCTCAGCTTTGTCGATGAGCTGAAAGAGGTGATTCCAGAAAAGGTTAGCTTTGACGAGATTGACAGCAGTCGCCAATTGAAAAAATTTGAAAATCAAAAACTATCCCTATCAAACGGGATTGAATTGATTGTGCCGACCACTATTTACGAGGATGCAGAAGCTGTTGAATTTATTCAGAACGATAATGGGACTTATTCTATCCTCATCAAGAATATAGAAGATATTAAGAGCAAATAA
- the glyA gene encoding serine hydroxymethyltransferase — MIFDKEDYKAFDKELWEAVSAEEKRQQHNIELIASENVVSKAVMAAQGSILTNKYAEGYPSRRYYGGTECVDIVESLAIERAKEIFGAKFANVQPHSGSQANCAAYMALIEPGDTVMGMDLAAGGHLTHGAAVSFSGQTYNFVAYNVDKETGLLDYDALLVQAKEVQPKLIVAGASAYSRIIDFAKFREIADSVGAKLMVDMAHIAGLVAAGLHPNPVPYAHITTTTTHKTLRGPRGGLILTNDEDLAKKINSAIFPGIQGGPLEHVIAAKAVAFKEVLDPAFKEYAQQVIDNSKAMADIFLAHDKFRVITGGTDNHLFLVDVTKVVENGKVAQNLLDEVHITLNKNSIPFETLSPFKTSGIRIGSAAITARGFGVEEARKVAELTVKALENADNEAVLDEVRKEVRVLTDAFPLYEA; from the coding sequence ATGATTTTTGATAAAGAAGATTACAAGGCGTTTGATAAAGAACTATGGGAAGCTGTTTCTGCAGAAGAAAAGCGTCAGCAGCACAATATTGAATTGATTGCTTCAGAAAATGTTGTTTCAAAAGCGGTCATGGCAGCACAAGGCTCCATCTTGACCAATAAATACGCAGAAGGCTATCCTAGCCGCCGTTATTATGGTGGAACGGAGTGCGTAGATATCGTGGAAAGCCTTGCTATTGAGCGTGCTAAGGAAATCTTTGGCGCTAAATTTGCCAATGTCCAACCTCATTCTGGTAGCCAAGCCAACTGTGCAGCCTATATGGCCTTGATTGAGCCAGGCGATACGGTCATGGGAATGGACTTGGCAGCTGGCGGACACTTGACCCATGGGGCTGCTGTCAGCTTTTCTGGTCAAACCTACAACTTTGTTGCTTACAACGTTGATAAAGAAACAGGCTTGCTTGACTACGATGCCCTCTTAGTCCAAGCAAAAGAAGTACAACCAAAACTCATTGTCGCAGGGGCTTCTGCCTATTCTCGTATCATTGATTTTGCTAAATTCCGTGAAATTGCAGATAGCGTTGGGGCAAAACTTATGGTCGATATGGCACATATCGCTGGACTTGTCGCAGCTGGTTTACATCCAAATCCAGTACCTTATGCTCATATCACGACAACAACGACCCATAAAACCCTCCGTGGTCCTCGTGGCGGTTTGATTTTGACAAATGATGAGGACTTGGCAAAGAAAATCAACTCTGCTATCTTCCCTGGTATCCAGGGTGGACCGCTGGAACACGTGATTGCTGCTAAAGCAGTTGCCTTTAAAGAAGTCTTAGACCCTGCTTTCAAAGAATACGCCCAACAAGTCATTGACAACAGTAAGGCTATGGCAGATATCTTCCTAGCACATGACAAATTCCGTGTCATTACAGGCGGAACAGACAATCACCTCTTCCTTGTTGATGTGACCAAGGTCGTTGAAAATGGAAAAGTAGCCCAAAATCTTTTGGACGAAGTACACATCACCTTGAACAAAAATTCGATTCCATTTGAGACCTTGTCGCCATTTAAGACAAGCGGTATTCGGATTGGATCTGCGGCGATTACGGCTCGTGGATTTGGTGTTGAAGAAGCACGTAAGGTGGCAGAACTGACGGTGAAAGCCTTAGAAAATGCGGATAATGAAGCTGTCCTTGATGAAGTGCGTAAGGAAGTGCGTGTTTTGACAGATGCCTTTCCGCTCTATGAGGCATAA
- a CDS encoding L-threonylcarbamoyladenylate synthase, whose translation MDKIAQILEAGGAVVLPTETVYGLFGRALDERAVQRVYELKKRPLDKAMNLNVASLEDVRAFSKNQPDYLEKLFQAFLPGPLTIILQANEQVPHWVNSGMTTVGFRIPSHPVTLDLIKTFGPLIGPSANLSGKTSGVLFDQIIEGFYDEVTGVKDDDFLTGQDSTILDLSGEKAQILRQGAITREDLLAQLPELTFKGEIA comes from the coding sequence ATGGATAAGATTGCACAAATTTTAGAAGCTGGTGGGGCAGTCGTGCTCCCTACGGAAACAGTCTATGGCTTGTTTGGTCGTGCCTTGGATGAACGAGCTGTTCAGCGTGTCTACGAGCTCAAGAAGCGGCCCTTAGATAAAGCTATGAATCTGAATGTGGCGAGTTTAGAGGATGTCCGTGCTTTTTCTAAGAATCAGCCAGATTATCTCGAAAAACTCTTTCAAGCTTTCTTACCAGGTCCCTTGACCATTATTTTACAAGCAAATGAACAAGTCCCACACTGGGTTAACTCAGGCATGACTACGGTCGGTTTTCGCATTCCTAGCCACCCAGTAACACTTGATTTGATCAAAACCTTTGGACCTCTGATTGGACCGTCTGCGAATCTTTCTGGCAAGACCAGCGGTGTCTTGTTTGACCAGATTATCGAGGGCTTCTATGATGAGGTTACCGGGGTAAAAGATGATGATTTCTTAACAGGGCAAGATTCTACCATTTTAGACTTGTCAGGGGAGAAAGCCCAGATTTTACGCCAAGGCGCCATCACTCGCGAGGACCTCCTCGCCCAGCTACCAGAACTCACATTTAAAGGAGAAATTGCATGA
- the prmC gene encoding peptide chain release factor N(5)-glutamine methyltransferase, which translates to MNYAQLFSRYESKLDEIGEEPESLAYTFRALKKLTLTAFVLLLTKEVTKDDKELLELIFQQLSQHVPAQYIIGKTNFHGLEFSVDPRVLIPRPETEELVDLILTENNATNLAVLDIGTGSGAIAISLAKAKSNWKVTASDISLDALAVAQENAWRNQVELAFVQSNVWQDIKGQYDIIVSNPPYIARADVEEVGLNVLHSEPHIALFAEEDGFAIYRQIAKRATEFLTEKGKIYLEIGYKQGQQVKDLFKTALPDKRVRILKDQFGQDRMVVVDHG; encoded by the coding sequence ATGAATTACGCGCAATTGTTTTCACGTTATGAAAGCAAGTTGGATGAGATAGGAGAAGAGCCAGAAAGTCTAGCTTATACCTTTCGTGCATTGAAGAAGCTGACTCTGACAGCTTTCGTTTTATTGCTAACGAAAGAAGTAACGAAAGACGATAAGGAGCTGTTAGAGCTGATTTTTCAACAGCTATCCCAGCATGTTCCAGCTCAATACATTATCGGAAAGACAAATTTTCATGGTTTGGAATTTTCGGTAGATCCAAGAGTATTAATTCCCCGTCCTGAGACAGAAGAGCTAGTTGACCTTATTCTGACAGAAAATAATGCAACGAACCTTGCGGTACTCGACATTGGGACAGGGAGCGGAGCGATTGCGATTAGTCTTGCTAAGGCGAAGTCAAACTGGAAGGTAACAGCCTCAGACATTTCACTAGATGCTCTTGCTGTTGCTCAGGAAAATGCTTGGCGAAACCAAGTTGAACTTGCCTTTGTCCAGTCCAATGTTTGGCAGGACATCAAGGGACAGTATGATATCATCGTCTCCAATCCGCCCTATATCGCACGAGCAGATGTGGAAGAAGTGGGCTTAAATGTGCTTCATTCAGAGCCACACATAGCCTTATTTGCAGAAGAAGACGGGTTTGCCATTTACCGACAGATTGCCAAAAGAGCAACAGAATTTCTGACGGAAAAAGGGAAAATTTACCTAGAGATCGGGTATAAACAGGGGCAACAAGTAAAAGACCTTTTCAAAACAGCCCTTCCAGACAAGCGTGTCCGCATTCTCAAAGACCAATTTGGACAAGATAGGATGGTGGTGGTGGATCATGGATAA
- the prfA gene encoding peptide chain release factor 1, with product MNIYDQLQAVEDRYDELGELLSDPDVVSYTKRFMELSKEEAATRDTVTAYREYKKVLQNILDAEEMIKDASGDADLEEMAKEELKTAKADKEAYEEKLKILLLPKDPNDDKNIILEIRGAAGGDEAALFAGDLLTMYQKFAESQGWRFEVMEASYNGVGGIKEVVAMVSGQSVYSKLKYESGAHRVQRVPVTESQGRVHTSTATVLIMPEIEEVEYDIDPKDLRIDIYHASGAGGQNVNKVATAVRIVHLPTNIKVEMQEERTQQKNRDKAMKVIRARVADHFAQIAQDEQDAERKSTIGTGDRSERIRTYNFPQNRVTDHRIGLTLQKLDTILSGKMDEVIDALVLYDQTQKLEELNK from the coding sequence ATGAATATTTACGATCAATTGCAGGCGGTAGAAGACCGCTACGATGAGCTTGGGGAATTGCTGAGTGACCCAGATGTGGTCAGCTATACCAAGCGTTTTATGGAGTTATCAAAAGAAGAAGCAGCAACCCGTGACACTGTGACAGCCTACCGTGAGTATAAAAAAGTCTTGCAAAATATTCTTGATGCAGAAGAGATGATTAAGGATGCTTCTGGCGATGCTGACTTAGAAGAAATGGCCAAGGAAGAACTCAAGACAGCCAAGGCTGATAAGGAAGCCTATGAAGAAAAATTGAAGATTTTGCTCCTGCCGAAAGATCCAAACGACGACAAGAACATCATTTTGGAAATCCGTGGAGCAGCTGGTGGAGATGAAGCAGCCCTCTTTGCAGGAGACTTGCTGACCATGTACCAGAAATTTGCAGAAAGTCAAGGCTGGCGCTTTGAAGTCATGGAGGCTTCTTATAATGGTGTTGGTGGGATTAAAGAAGTTGTTGCTATGGTATCTGGACAATCGGTTTATTCTAAGTTGAAATATGAATCAGGCGCTCATCGTGTGCAGCGTGTACCGGTTACAGAAAGCCAAGGTCGTGTCCATACTTCAACGGCAACAGTCTTGATTATGCCAGAAATCGAAGAAGTCGAGTACGACATCGATCCAAAAGACTTACGGATTGACATTTACCATGCCTCAGGTGCTGGTGGACAGAACGTCAATAAGGTTGCAACAGCCGTGCGGATTGTCCATTTGCCAACCAATATCAAGGTCGAAATGCAGGAAGAACGAACCCAGCAGAAAAACCGTGATAAGGCAATGAAGGTCATTCGGGCTCGTGTGGCAGATCATTTTGCCCAAATTGCTCAAGATGAGCAAGATGCAGAGCGGAAATCAACCATTGGTACAGGAGACCGTTCAGAGCGAATTCGTACCTACAATTTCCCTCAAAACCGTGTGACGGATCACCGTATTGGTTTAACGCTTCAAAAACTCGATACGATTTTATCTGGTAAAATGGACGAGGTGATTGATGCCTTGGTGCTCTATGACCAAACGCAAAAATTAGAAGAGTTGAATAAATAA
- a CDS encoding thymidine kinase, with translation MAQFYFKYGSMNSGKTIEILKVAHNYEEQGKNVVIMTSALDTRAGVGVVASRIGMQREAVAITTEMNVYDYIANLSLKPYCVLIDEAQFLTKQHVYDFARVVDELDVPVMAFGLKNDFRNDLFEGSKHLLLLADKLDEIKTICQYCSKKATMVLRTVNGEPVYEGEQIQIGGNETYIPVCRRHYFAPER, from the coding sequence GTGGCTCAATTTTATTTTAAATATGGTTCGATGAACTCTGGAAAGACCATTGAGATTTTGAAAGTGGCGCATAACTACGAGGAACAGGGCAAGAATGTGGTTATCATGACCTCCGCGCTGGATACACGGGCAGGTGTAGGAGTGGTTGCTAGTCGTATCGGAATGCAACGAGAAGCAGTTGCCATTACAACGGAGATGAATGTCTATGATTACATTGCAAATTTGTCCTTAAAACCCTACTGTGTACTTATTGATGAGGCTCAGTTTTTGACCAAGCAGCATGTGTATGATTTTGCGCGTGTGGTTGATGAATTAGATGTGCCGGTCATGGCCTTCGGTCTCAAAAATGATTTTCGCAATGACTTATTTGAGGGCTCTAAGCACTTGCTTCTTTTAGCTGATAAGTTAGATGAGATTAAGACCATTTGTCAATATTGTTCCAAAAAGGCAACCATGGTCTTGCGGACAGTGAATGGTGAGCCTGTTTATGAGGGCGAGCAGATTCAAATCGGGGGAAATGAAACCTATATCCCTGTGTGTCGCAGACACTATTTTGCACCAGAAAGATAG
- a CDS encoding 4-oxalocrotonate tautomerase: protein MPFVRIDLFEGRTEEQKIALAREVTEVVSRNTNAPKEAIHVFINDMPEGTYYPHGEMKRKG from the coding sequence ATGCCATTTGTACGAATTGACTTATTTGAAGGACGGACTGAAGAACAAAAAATTGCCTTAGCACGTGAAGTGACAGAAGTCGTCTCTCGTAATACCAATGCCCCAAAAGAAGCCATTCATGTCTTCATCAACGACATGCCAGAAGGCACCTACTACCCTCACGGCGAAATGAAACGCAAAGGGTAA
- a CDS encoding MATE family efflux transporter, with protein sequence MYQTATWREKIRLFIQIFVPILIYQFANFSASFIDTMMTGQYSTVDLAGVSMATSLWNPFFALLTGIVSALVPIVGQHLGRGNQERIRQELHHFIYLAIGLALLLFILVFGGAVPILGMLHLEKAVFQVAERYLFYISIGILPLLLFSVFRSFFDSLGLTKLSMYLMLLIVPFNSFFNYLLIYGRFGLPRLGGAGTGLGTALAYWAVLGVVLLVMHRHPKIREYQIWKKSSFDVSFIKEDVRLGLPIGLQIFAEVAIFAVVGLYMSKFSSQVIASHQAAMNFATLLYAFPLSISSALPIVISYEIGAKRYQDVREYSRLGRLSAIGFASLTLSFLYFFRPMVATLYGHDSAFIGLTSQFLTYALFFQLADAFTAPIQGILRGYKDTTMPFIIGLVSYWSLTFPIAFFLDSRTTLGPFAYWIGLVVGIFICGICLNLRLRSIAKRTEKV encoded by the coding sequence ATGTACCAAACAGCAACTTGGCGAGAAAAAATCCGCCTATTTATCCAGATTTTTGTGCCTATTTTAATTTATCAATTTGCGAATTTTTCAGCTAGCTTCATCGATACCATGATGACAGGGCAGTATAGTACCGTAGACCTCGCAGGTGTGTCCATGGCGACCAGTCTGTGGAATCCATTTTTTGCTCTTTTGACAGGAATTGTTTCAGCCCTTGTTCCCATTGTCGGACAACACCTAGGACGTGGAAATCAAGAGCGGATTCGGCAGGAGTTGCACCATTTTATCTACTTGGCAATCGGCTTAGCCCTTTTGTTGTTTATCCTAGTCTTTGGAGGAGCAGTGCCTATTTTGGGAATGCTTCATCTGGAAAAGGCAGTCTTTCAAGTTGCAGAGCGCTATCTTTTTTACATTTCGATTGGGATTTTACCGCTGTTACTCTTTAGTGTCTTTCGATCCTTCTTTGACTCGCTTGGCTTGACTAAATTATCCATGTATTTGATGCTCCTGATTGTGCCTTTTAACTCCTTTTTCAACTATCTCTTGATTTATGGGCGTTTTGGACTACCAAGGCTGGGTGGTGCAGGAACAGGTTTAGGAACGGCTCTTGCTTACTGGGCTGTTTTGGGAGTTGTACTCTTGGTGATGCACCGCCACCCCAAGATAAGAGAGTATCAGATTTGGAAAAAGAGTTCCTTCGATGTTTCCTTTATCAAGGAAGATGTGCGTTTAGGATTGCCAATTGGGCTACAAATCTTTGCGGAAGTAGCGATTTTTGCCGTTGTTGGACTCTATATGTCTAAATTCTCTTCACAGGTCATTGCCTCACACCAAGCCGCGATGAACTTTGCGACCTTGCTCTATGCCTTCCCATTGAGTATTTCTTCAGCTCTACCAATTGTGATTTCTTATGAAATTGGTGCAAAACGCTATCAAGATGTCAGAGAATATAGTCGATTGGGCCGCTTGAGTGCCATCGGTTTTGCCTCTTTAACCTTGTCTTTCCTGTATTTCTTTAGACCAATGGTGGCAACTCTGTATGGTCATGATTCAGCCTTTATTGGGCTGACGTCTCAATTTCTGACCTATGCCCTCTTTTTCCAGCTGGCAGATGCCTTTACAGCACCGATTCAGGGAATTTTACGTGGCTACAAGGATACGACCATGCCGTTTATCATCGGTCTTGTTTCCTATTGGAGTCTGACCTTCCCAATCGCTTTTTTCCTTGATAGTAGGACCACACTCGGACCATTCGCCTACTGGATTGGCCTTGTTGTGGGAATTTTCATATGTGGAATCTGTCTGAATCTGCGCTTGCGTAGTATTGCCAAACGAACAGAAAAAGTTTAA